From Candidatus Bathyarchaeota archaeon, one genomic window encodes:
- a CDS encoding nucleotidyltransferase — protein MPAILRSLQRLVALFEKNRIDYMIIGGYALPFYGRIRTTVDLDLAVAVKTKDAYNALLNLLRAADFEPTICSPNNPLTVIVDHKEGMEFELWSRPDGIVFDQETLTRRNRMQLSEDFSAWVVSPEDFIVTKLARPDRGVIDEQDLKSVLVRQEGKLDLSYLTKRAQDAQVLTILRTIQNA, from the coding sequence TTGCCAGCAATATTGAGAAGTCTTCAAAGACTAGTAGCACTCTTTGAGAAAAACCGAATCGACTATATGATCATAGGCGGCTACGCTTTGCCTTTCTATGGCAGAATCCGAACCACCGTGGATTTGGACCTTGCCGTTGCCGTCAAAACAAAAGACGCCTACAATGCTCTGCTAAATCTACTCAGAGCAGCCGACTTTGAACCTACAATTTGCTCTCCAAACAACCCGTTAACTGTCATCGTTGACCACAAAGAAGGAATGGAGTTCGAATTATGGAGTAGACCCGACGGCATCGTTTTTGACCAAGAAACGTTAACTCGGCGCAATAGGATGCAGCTGAGCGAGGATTTTTCGGCGTGGGTTGTTTCACCTGAAGACTTTATTGTTACCAAACTGGCTAGACCAGACCGGGGCGTTATCGATGAGCAGGATTTAAAGAGCGTTTTGGTGAGGCAGGAAGGCAAACTAGATCTAAGTTACCTAACCAAAAGAGCACAGGATGCACAGGTGCTGACGATTCTAAGAACCATCCAGAATGCATAA
- the gatE gene encoding Glu-tRNA(Gln) amidotransferase subunit GatE, producing MSKTPIDYAKVGLKCGLEIHQQLNVNSKLFCSCPPLLFKEDPEITFLRRLRPTQSELGQVDPAAYFEFQKGVKILYEANRQSSCLVEMDEEPPHPINLDAVKVVLTASLMMNMQPVDEVHVMRKTVIDGSNTTGFQRTCTIALDGWIKVGEKTIPMQAAFLEEDAARKTGTQDEGKTIRYRIDRLGIPLIEVATAPVIYSPQEAQEVAFAIGRILRDTGKVMRGLGTIRQDLNVSIPNGALIEIKGVQELELISTVVEYEVKRQLGLIEIKEELAKRGITPESLKPEFVDVTRLFKDTKSKVIRKAVDKKQTVLAVKLAGFAGLTGRELMPGFRLGSELSDYAKFWGRVGGIFHTDEVLANYGITPEEVKALREAVGASEGDAVVFVADTAENTHDALKAVVDRAQVACKCIPQETRTAKDDGTTRYMRPRPGAARMYPETDIPPQPITKALVAQIKANLPEPADKKLARLIKQYSLNEKLAKQLIDSEYIAIFEETAKTSGTQASTIAAFLTETVKSLKRDGVPTENVTDEQIAAIFGAVGAGELAKEAISGVFSWFARNEGKSLADATCALGLKMLTEEDLAPIIDRIVSANKAQIDKLGKNAFGMLMGAAMKEVRGKCNPELVNKLLRERLK from the coding sequence ATGTCCAAAACTCCAATTGACTACGCAAAAGTGGGTTTAAAATGCGGCTTAGAAATCCATCAGCAATTAAACGTAAACAGCAAACTCTTCTGCAGCTGCCCCCCACTCTTATTCAAGGAGGACCCCGAAATCACTTTCCTCCGCAGGCTGAGACCGACCCAGAGCGAACTGGGCCAAGTTGACCCCGCAGCCTACTTTGAATTCCAGAAGGGCGTGAAAATCCTCTACGAAGCCAACCGCCAAAGTAGCTGCCTCGTAGAAATGGATGAGGAACCCCCACACCCAATCAACTTGGATGCGGTGAAGGTTGTTTTGACGGCTTCACTTATGATGAACATGCAACCCGTTGACGAAGTTCACGTTATGCGTAAAACCGTCATAGACGGCAGCAACACCACGGGCTTCCAGCGCACCTGTACCATCGCCCTAGACGGCTGGATTAAAGTTGGCGAAAAAACCATTCCTATGCAGGCAGCTTTCCTTGAGGAGGATGCAGCCCGCAAAACAGGCACACAGGACGAGGGTAAAACCATCCGCTACCGCATCGACCGCCTCGGCATCCCATTAATCGAAGTGGCCACAGCACCCGTAATCTACTCGCCACAGGAGGCCCAGGAAGTTGCGTTTGCCATCGGCAGAATTCTGCGTGATACAGGCAAAGTTATGCGTGGTTTAGGCACCATTCGACAGGACCTAAACGTATCCATACCCAACGGTGCACTCATAGAAATCAAAGGTGTACAGGAACTCGAATTGATTTCAACCGTCGTGGAGTACGAGGTCAAGCGGCAGTTGGGTTTAATCGAGATAAAAGAGGAACTTGCTAAACGAGGCATAACTCCCGAATCGCTAAAACCCGAATTCGTCGATGTGACCCGTTTGTTCAAGGATACCAAGAGCAAAGTCATCCGCAAAGCAGTGGACAAGAAACAGACCGTCTTAGCCGTCAAACTCGCAGGCTTTGCAGGCTTAACTGGACGCGAACTCATGCCTGGCTTCCGTTTAGGCAGCGAACTGTCAGATTACGCCAAATTCTGGGGCAGAGTGGGCGGCATATTCCACACCGACGAAGTCTTGGCAAACTACGGCATCACACCAGAAGAGGTAAAAGCCTTGCGGGAAGCAGTTGGCGCCAGCGAAGGCGACGCCGTGGTCTTCGTAGCCGACACCGCCGAAAACACCCACGACGCCCTAAAAGCTGTAGTTGACCGTGCACAAGTCGCCTGCAAATGTATCCCGCAGGAGACACGCACAGCCAAAGACGACGGCACCACACGTTACATGCGACCCCGCCCCGGAGCAGCTCGCATGTACCCTGAAACCGACATACCTCCTCAGCCAATCACCAAGGCGCTCGTAGCGCAAATCAAAGCCAACCTGCCTGAGCCAGCTGACAAGAAACTCGCTCGCCTCATCAAACAGTACAGCCTAAACGAGAAACTCGCCAAGCAACTCATCGACTCCGAATACATCGCCATATTCGAGGAAACCGCCAAAACCAGCGGCACACAAGCCTCAACAATCGCAGCCTTCCTAACCGAAACCGTGAAGTCGCTCAAACGTGATGGGGTTCCCACCGAGAACGTCACCGACGAACAAATAGCCGCGATCTTTGGGGCAGTGGGCGCAGGTGAACTTGCTAAAGAAGCAATTTCAGGCGTTTTCAGTTGGTTTGCTCGAAATGAGGGCAAGTCGCTGGCTGACGCAACATGCGCTTTAGGATTAAAGATGTTGACTGAAGAGGATTTGGCGCCGATCATCGACCGCATCGTCTCCGCCAACAAAGCCCAAATTGACAAACTCGGCAAAAACGCCTTCGGAATGCTGATGGGCGCGGCGATGAAGGAAGTCAGGGGCAAATGCAACCCTGAACTCGTCAACAAGCTGCTGCGTGAACGGCTAAAATAG
- a CDS encoding Snf7 family protein, with amino-acid sequence MSERFAKKWESKREDEPFANRIKDAVKPPGPLKPRLDFAVRRIELQVQKLDQATERFSQRDKAIFARIVDAYTKHDSARANVFANELAEVRKMSKLIMNAKLALEQITLRLRTVSELGDVVSTLGPAVGVLRSVRSGLTSVFPEAESELGEIGNMLSGIMIEAGQGSGMTLNFDTVNEDASKILTEAATVAEQKIKDKFPDLPPGMPASPASQADKTF; translated from the coding sequence ATGTCAGAAAGATTCGCTAAAAAGTGGGAAAGTAAACGGGAAGATGAGCCCTTCGCAAACCGCATTAAAGACGCAGTAAAACCACCAGGACCCCTAAAACCAAGACTTGACTTCGCGGTCAGACGCATCGAACTCCAAGTCCAAAAACTAGACCAAGCAACCGAAAGATTCAGCCAACGCGACAAAGCAATCTTTGCCCGCATCGTCGACGCATACACAAAACACGACAGTGCACGCGCAAACGTCTTCGCAAACGAACTAGCCGAAGTCAGAAAGATGTCAAAATTAATCATGAACGCAAAACTCGCATTAGAACAAATCACCTTACGCTTACGAACAGTATCAGAATTAGGCGACGTAGTTTCAACACTCGGCCCAGCAGTCGGTGTTCTACGCAGCGTCCGATCAGGATTAACAAGCGTATTTCCAGAAGCAGAAAGTGAACTTGGCGAAATCGGCAACATGCTAAGCGGCATCATGATCGAAGCAGGCCAAGGCAGCGGCATGACACTCAACTTCGACACAGTAAACGAAGACGCATCAAAGATTCTCACCGAAGCAGCAACCGTTGCAGAGCAGAAGATAAAAGACAAGTTCCCAGACCTACCACCGGGAATGCCAGCATCCCCTGCTTCTCAAGCAGATAAAACATTCTAA
- a CDS encoding 30S ribosomal protein S30e, whose amino-acid sequence MPTHGSLSKAGKVRNQTPKIQAQERTAPSPKNRSRRNYEKRVILQRKAGQNWMS is encoded by the coding sequence ATGCCAACTCACGGATCACTCTCAAAAGCCGGGAAAGTAAGGAACCAAACCCCCAAAATCCAGGCTCAAGAAAGGACTGCTCCAAGCCCAAAAAACCGCAGCAGACGCAACTACGAGAAACGTGTGATTCTGCAGCGGAAAGCGGGCCAAAACTGGATGTCCTAA
- the ftsZ gene encoding cell division protein FtsZ codes for MEQPQEETQFEETPYRETQEEKIMKYARMAAPTVVAVGLGGAGCNVISWAKEKGITGGKLIAVNTDATHLMITKADKRILIGEKLTRGLGSGGYAEVGEKALYENANEVVYELSKSNIIFMVAGLGGGTGTGSIVGLADVLRKKFAGNPMAPLIVGVVTLPFEVETARMASAKRGLNRLKASCDSVVVIDNNRLVKVAGNLPFREALGVANTTVGKFVKGVTETITTASLINLDYADLKAIMTGSGLASIGIGEGTGETRVETAVEKALNGRLLDIEDVTKAQGLLIHVSGGEDLTLSEVNRAAEIMKRSLPPNVKIIWGARVDKELKGAVSVMAVVTGVESAFLRKNEKHLGPIKFKF; via the coding sequence ATGGAACAACCACAAGAAGAAACTCAATTCGAAGAAACTCCCTATAGGGAAACACAAGAAGAAAAAATCATGAAATACGCAAGGATGGCTGCACCAACAGTTGTCGCTGTCGGTTTAGGTGGTGCCGGATGCAACGTCATTAGCTGGGCAAAAGAAAAAGGAATCACCGGCGGAAAACTCATCGCAGTCAACACTGACGCTACACACCTCATGATAACCAAAGCAGACAAAAGAATCCTCATCGGTGAAAAACTCACCCGCGGTCTAGGAAGCGGTGGATACGCTGAAGTCGGTGAGAAAGCACTCTACGAAAACGCCAACGAAGTCGTCTACGAATTGTCAAAGTCAAACATCATCTTCATGGTCGCTGGCTTAGGTGGTGGTACCGGTACAGGCTCCATCGTCGGCTTAGCAGATGTTTTACGCAAAAAATTCGCAGGCAACCCCATGGCGCCCTTGATCGTAGGTGTAGTTACTCTTCCGTTCGAAGTTGAAACCGCCAGAATGGCCTCTGCCAAACGTGGCTTAAACCGTTTGAAAGCCTCATGTGACTCCGTAGTCGTAATCGACAACAACAGGCTAGTTAAAGTTGCAGGTAACTTGCCTTTCCGTGAAGCCCTCGGTGTAGCAAACACCACCGTCGGTAAATTCGTTAAAGGAGTAACTGAAACCATCACCACAGCAAGCCTCATCAACCTCGACTACGCAGACCTCAAAGCAATCATGACTGGCTCAGGTTTAGCATCCATCGGCATCGGCGAAGGCACAGGCGAGACACGTGTTGAAACTGCAGTAGAAAAAGCACTTAACGGACGCCTCTTAGACATTGAAGACGTAACTAAAGCTCAAGGCTTACTGATCCACGTATCTGGTGGTGAAGATTTGACCTTAAGCGAAGTTAACCGCGCAGCTGAAATCATGAAACGCAGCTTGCCACCCAACGTAAAGATCATCTGGGGCGCAAGAGTTGACAAAGAACTAAAAGGCGCAGTTTCAGTCATGGCGGTCGTCACAGGCGTAGAAAGTGCATTCCTGCGCAAAAACGAGAAGCACCTCGGCCCAATCAAATTCAAATTCTAA
- a CDS encoding Snf7 family protein — MEGENRKMGFGNSNPPPIREVATKSICTLKIQQNKLEQASFRLKERDRILFETCMGALKKNNKEKAAICATEIAEVRKLVKFLYNVQLAIERVIMRLETIKELGDIVADLRPALNLLQGVSQELFQVLPDVSTELNNVNSAIQDTLQQTKLTADENIVGVGKKTAAGEEILKEVSCFMEQKLAETLPEPPSAAEVREKVSTPIREMVALTASSSQVFGQKTRETTGFDPEKTLFSYKKSEIKEFSVKVEKPTPNLEEVLLEYVRKTNGEIDLGKCSSELKTSNEAIERALENLGTQGKIKIELRSPE; from the coding sequence ATGGAGGGGGAAAACAGAAAAATGGGCTTTGGAAACTCAAACCCTCCACCTATTCGTGAAGTCGCCACTAAATCTATCTGTACCCTAAAAATTCAACAGAACAAGCTTGAGCAGGCTAGTTTTCGCTTAAAAGAGCGAGACCGCATTCTTTTTGAAACCTGTATGGGCGCGCTAAAGAAGAACAACAAAGAAAAAGCCGCCATATGCGCCACTGAGATTGCAGAAGTGCGCAAACTAGTAAAATTCCTCTACAACGTCCAATTAGCTATTGAACGTGTAATCATGCGCCTTGAAACCATAAAAGAACTCGGCGACATAGTCGCTGATCTTAGACCTGCATTGAATCTGCTTCAAGGCGTTTCACAAGAACTATTCCAAGTGCTACCCGACGTAAGCACTGAATTAAACAACGTTAACTCAGCAATACAGGATACCCTCCAACAGACAAAGCTTACTGCAGACGAAAACATCGTTGGCGTGGGCAAAAAAACCGCTGCTGGAGAAGAAATCCTAAAAGAAGTCTCCTGTTTCATGGAGCAGAAACTTGCTGAAACATTGCCTGAGCCTCCCAGCGCAGCAGAGGTTAGAGAGAAAGTTTCCACCCCCATCCGCGAGATGGTTGCCTTAACGGCGAGTTCGTCGCAGGTTTTCGGTCAGAAGACTCGTGAAACCACGGGATTTGACCCAGAAAAAACCTTGTTCTCATACAAGAAATCCGAGATTAAAGAGTTCTCGGTTAAAGTTGAGAAGCCAACTCCAAACCTCGAAGAGGTACTCTTGGAGTATGTCCGTAAAACTAACGGTGAAATAGATTTAGGAAAATGCTCCTCTGAGCTCAAAACCTCAAACGAAGCCATAGAGCGTGCCCTAGAAAACTTGGGGACACAAGGCAAGATCAAGATAGAATTACGTTCACCTGAATAA
- a CDS encoding AAA family ATPase yields MSASNELERAATAYALDAVRLDKQGQKGRAITLYQKAIESLLQLVQLYPEYGLNKVYVQRAIAYQERIKALQGSVSPTEMNQAANEEAEGGGGGATMEGNGSLSKPNEELVVTEKPKVNWGEVVGLEVAKKAVKEAIVYPVQRPDLFPLGWPRGILLFGPPGCGKTLLAAAVATEIDANFYSIDAASIMSKWLGEAEQNVAKLFGSARKSATEGKPAIVFVDELDSLMGNHSNEVGGEIRVKNQFLKEMDGIVDKGKALHVYVIGATNKPWDLDWAFIRRFQKRILVPLADHSTRLNMLKHYTETLQIASDVDLQELARLSEGFSGSDIRDVCQSAQLKLIGEFFETGQAMNKEAKPRPLTMADFRQILEERKPSVSLDMLTSYNRWFDAFKAL; encoded by the coding sequence ATGAGCGCGTCAAACGAGTTGGAACGAGCGGCAACAGCCTATGCGCTGGATGCTGTACGACTGGATAAGCAGGGGCAAAAAGGCAGAGCCATAACACTCTACCAAAAAGCAATCGAGAGCCTTCTGCAGCTGGTTCAACTTTACCCCGAATACGGATTGAACAAAGTTTACGTTCAAAGAGCAATCGCCTACCAAGAACGCATCAAAGCTCTGCAAGGTTCAGTTTCGCCTACTGAAATGAATCAAGCAGCAAACGAAGAAGCAGAAGGCGGCGGAGGAGGAGCAACCATGGAAGGAAACGGTAGTCTATCTAAACCTAATGAAGAACTCGTAGTCACAGAAAAACCCAAAGTTAACTGGGGCGAAGTCGTCGGCCTAGAAGTCGCCAAAAAAGCGGTGAAAGAAGCCATCGTTTACCCTGTGCAGCGACCAGACCTGTTCCCACTCGGCTGGCCACGGGGTATCCTGCTGTTTGGTCCCCCTGGCTGCGGTAAAACCTTGCTAGCGGCGGCGGTTGCAACAGAGATCGACGCCAACTTCTACTCGATCGATGCAGCGTCAATCATGTCTAAATGGCTCGGCGAGGCAGAGCAGAATGTGGCTAAACTCTTCGGTTCAGCCCGAAAGTCTGCAACTGAAGGTAAACCAGCCATCGTCTTTGTGGACGAGTTAGATTCACTGATGGGTAATCACAGCAACGAGGTCGGTGGAGAAATCCGCGTTAAAAACCAGTTCCTTAAAGAAATGGACGGCATAGTTGACAAGGGCAAAGCGCTTCACGTGTACGTGATCGGTGCAACCAACAAGCCCTGGGACCTCGACTGGGCATTCATACGCCGCTTCCAGAAACGCATCTTGGTACCATTGGCAGATCATTCAACCAGACTTAACATGCTAAAGCATTACACTGAGACGCTACAGATCGCCTCAGACGTTGACCTGCAAGAACTCGCGCGGTTATCTGAGGGCTTCAGCGGCAGCGACATACGCGACGTTTGCCAATCAGCGCAGCTTAAACTCATCGGCGAATTCTTCGAGACAGGTCAAGCTATGAACAAAGAAGCAAAACCGCGTCCGTTAACCATGGCTGACTTCCGACAGATACTCGAAGAACGTAAACCAAGCGTGTCACTGGACATGCTGACCAGCTACAACCGATGGTTCGACGCCTTCAAGGCGCTATAG
- a CDS encoding CdvA-like protein — protein MSNSNLFLSIGKPIKNEYGRIIGKVASFALSPNGKFEAVYVEFGDGQFSKQPMESLRFNGAEITFLSKIKSQAGTLCDQIPLIWRKDEALKDLVDKKKITPDIYQDLHSSFDNVLTQLKKEAQVIIDESAIEIERCNEEISSLSYAIANLEIEHEIGKVDEESYKAAFSLLQETLRRATSEKTDYELTKSKLSSVLLGEQSQLPPKPVTNKVYAETVNSTTTTKLPEPPVVVYVKEIGKAGI, from the coding sequence ATGTCTAACTCCAATCTTTTTCTTTCTATCGGTAAACCCATTAAAAACGAGTACGGCCGAATAATCGGTAAAGTTGCGTCTTTCGCTCTTTCACCCAACGGCAAATTCGAAGCCGTGTACGTCGAGTTTGGTGACGGCCAATTCTCAAAGCAGCCCATGGAAAGCTTACGGTTTAATGGCGCTGAAATCACATTCCTCTCTAAAATTAAGTCACAAGCAGGCACACTCTGCGACCAAATTCCCCTCATATGGCGCAAAGATGAGGCACTAAAAGACCTTGTGGACAAAAAGAAAATCACCCCTGACATCTACCAAGATCTCCACAGCAGCTTCGATAACGTGCTTACTCAACTCAAAAAGGAAGCCCAAGTAATCATCGATGAGTCAGCCATAGAAATCGAACGTTGCAACGAAGAAATCTCTTCACTCAGCTACGCCATAGCTAACTTAGAGATCGAGCATGAAATCGGCAAGGTTGACGAGGAAAGCTACAAAGCAGCCTTCAGTTTACTGCAGGAAACTCTGCGTCGTGCAACTTCAGAGAAAACGGACTACGAATTGACTAAGAGCAAACTCTCCAGTGTGCTTCTAGGCGAGCAATCACAACTGCCACCCAAACCAGTCACCAACAAAGTCTACGCAGAAACAGTTAACAGCACAACCACCACCAAGCTGCCTGAGCCTCCTGTCGTCGTCTACGTGAAAGAAATCGGCAAAGCAGGCATCTAA
- a CDS encoding tRNA uridine(34) 5-carboxymethylaminomethyl modification radical SAM/GNAT enzyme Elp3, translating into MTDTAIREIIDTLLSMPSPTRDDVNRLKIRTAGKYHLDKVPSSADIIAQLTPEESKVLLPLLKRKTTRTISGVTVVATMTKPYPCPQPEPCAYCPGGPSIGSPQSYTGHEPAAMRGAQNSFDPYSQVMSRIEQLTQIGHKVDKIELIVMGGTFPATPPEYQTWFIQRCLDAVTGKTSASLEEAKANAEVSATRNVGITVETRPDWAKQPHIDAMLDMGVTRIELGVQNPDDQIYRLVGRTHTVADVVEATRIAKDAGLKIVYHLMPGMPGSNPPKDVEAFKRVFTDAAFKPDMIKIYPCLAIEGTKAHEWYKQGTYTPYTTEQAAEVIAEIKRFIPKWVRVMRVQRDIPAQLILAGVKKSNLRELAQQKLVEHGFRCQCIRCREVGHRLQVDHVKPDLKKIQILTQQYEASEGTEVFISAEDPQNNVLLGYLRLRIPSTKAHRPEITEAPSAIVRELHVYGPLVPVGKRPDGEWQHRGYGKELLAEAERIARVEFGREKLLVISALGTRRYYMRLGYQRDGVYVSKRLKTA; encoded by the coding sequence TTGACTGATACGGCAATTCGCGAAATCATCGATACGCTTCTTTCTATGCCTTCCCCTACACGTGATGATGTCAATCGCTTAAAAATCCGAACCGCAGGCAAATACCATTTAGATAAGGTGCCATCCAGCGCAGACATAATAGCGCAGTTAACCCCCGAAGAATCCAAGGTGCTTTTGCCGCTGTTGAAACGCAAAACCACACGCACCATCAGCGGCGTAACAGTCGTTGCCACCATGACTAAGCCCTATCCATGTCCTCAGCCAGAGCCCTGCGCCTACTGTCCCGGCGGTCCCTCCATTGGTTCACCGCAAAGCTACACAGGCCACGAGCCCGCAGCAATGCGCGGCGCCCAGAACAGCTTCGACCCCTATAGCCAAGTGATGAGCCGAATCGAGCAGTTAACCCAAATCGGTCACAAAGTCGACAAAATTGAGTTAATCGTGATGGGGGGCACTTTTCCTGCTACTCCTCCCGAATATCAAACGTGGTTTATTCAGCGTTGCCTCGATGCAGTGACGGGCAAAACCTCGGCAAGCCTCGAAGAGGCTAAGGCGAACGCGGAAGTCAGCGCAACCCGCAACGTCGGCATAACCGTCGAGACTCGTCCTGACTGGGCAAAGCAACCCCACATCGACGCCATGCTAGACATGGGTGTAACCCGCATCGAGCTGGGCGTGCAGAACCCCGACGACCAAATCTACCGTTTAGTGGGCAGAACTCACACCGTAGCCGACGTGGTTGAGGCAACTCGTATTGCTAAGGACGCGGGGCTAAAAATCGTCTATCACCTGATGCCTGGGATGCCTGGCTCCAACCCCCCGAAGGATGTTGAAGCATTCAAGCGGGTCTTTACTGACGCCGCCTTTAAGCCTGACATGATAAAAATCTATCCTTGCCTCGCCATAGAAGGCACAAAAGCACATGAATGGTACAAGCAAGGCACATACACACCTTACACAACCGAGCAGGCAGCAGAAGTCATAGCTGAAATCAAACGGTTCATCCCTAAATGGGTGCGGGTGATGCGTGTCCAACGCGACATTCCCGCTCAGCTGATTTTGGCAGGAGTCAAGAAGAGCAACCTTCGCGAACTTGCACAGCAAAAACTTGTCGAACACGGGTTCCGCTGTCAATGCATTCGCTGCCGCGAGGTGGGGCACCGCTTGCAGGTTGATCATGTGAAGCCTGACTTGAAGAAAATCCAAATCCTCACCCAGCAGTACGAAGCTTCAGAGGGTACCGAAGTCTTCATCTCCGCCGAAGACCCCCAAAACAACGTACTCTTGGGTTACCTGAGACTGAGAATTCCCTCGACTAAAGCGCATCGCCCCGAAATCACCGAAGCGCCTTCGGCAATTGTTCGTGAACTGCATGTTTACGGGCCGCTTGTTCCTGTTGGCAAGCGGCCAGACGGTGAATGGCAGCACCGTGGCTACGGAAAAGAACTACTGGCTGAAGCCGAGCGGATTGCACGGGTCGAGTTTGGGCGGGAAAAGCTTTTAGTCATTAGTGCGTTAGGAACAAGACGATACTACATGCGACTGGGTTACCAGCGTGATGGAGTTTACGTTTCAAAGAGGCTAAAGACAGCATGA
- the gatD gene encoding Glu-tRNA(Gln) amidotransferase subunit GatD, with amino-acid sequence MSELEGSGYKGKALQLLKQADCSVGDILKITSKGKTYEGILIPRFGEGAAIIIKMKSGYNIGIEATADIKVDKIGKGTAPKFEAPPLPKQNPALPHVVIMSTGGTIASRVDYRTGAVRSAMSASDLYGVVPELADIARVDTEIVYSIYSENLTPQNWTELAQTVAKRIEQGVDGVVIAHGTDTMAYTSAALSFALQNLPVPVILVGAQRSSDRPSSDAATNLIGAVKAAGEAPFAEVGLAMHESVSDTATVIHRGTKVRKCHTSRRDTFKSINGFPIAKVQDLKVTMNDDNYQKRDPQRKLLLKPNFCDKVALVKFYPGLDPAVIDFYVDKGFRGILLEGSGLGHVSKFCFDAIKRATAKGVVVALASQCIWGRVDMNVYDTGRDLLSFGVVPLEDMFPETGLVKLMWALGQTSDPKEATALLKANVAGEYSPRTLPQEEKLSCEGGN; translated from the coding sequence ATGAGTGAACTTGAAGGTTCAGGCTACAAAGGCAAAGCGCTCCAACTGCTAAAGCAAGCGGATTGCAGCGTTGGCGACATATTAAAAATCACAAGCAAAGGCAAAACCTACGAGGGCATCCTGATTCCCCGTTTCGGCGAAGGCGCAGCCATCATCATAAAGATGAAGAGCGGCTACAACATCGGCATCGAAGCCACCGCAGACATCAAAGTGGACAAAATCGGGAAAGGCACCGCGCCCAAATTCGAGGCGCCACCGTTGCCCAAACAGAACCCCGCATTGCCCCACGTCGTTATCATGAGTACAGGCGGAACCATCGCCAGCCGAGTTGACTACCGCACAGGTGCAGTCCGCAGCGCCATGTCCGCAAGCGACCTCTACGGTGTCGTGCCCGAACTCGCCGACATCGCCCGCGTAGACACAGAAATCGTCTACAGCATCTACAGCGAGAACCTCACTCCACAGAACTGGACTGAACTTGCCCAAACCGTCGCCAAACGCATCGAACAAGGCGTAGACGGCGTAGTCATCGCACACGGCACTGACACGATGGCTTACACTTCGGCGGCGCTGAGTTTTGCGTTGCAGAACCTGCCTGTCCCAGTTATTCTCGTCGGCGCCCAACGCTCTTCTGACCGTCCCAGCAGTGACGCCGCAACCAACCTCATCGGCGCAGTCAAAGCTGCAGGCGAAGCACCGTTTGCGGAGGTCGGTTTAGCCATGCACGAATCCGTCTCAGATACCGCAACAGTCATACATCGAGGTACAAAGGTGCGCAAGTGCCATACCAGCCGCCGAGACACTTTCAAATCCATAAATGGGTTCCCAATCGCCAAAGTCCAAGACCTAAAAGTAACAATGAACGATGATAATTACCAGAAACGTGACCCCCAACGTAAATTGCTCCTCAAACCAAACTTCTGTGACAAAGTGGCGCTTGTCAAATTCTACCCTGGACTCGACCCAGCCGTAATCGACTTCTACGTTGACAAGGGCTTCCGGGGCATCCTGCTTGAAGGCTCAGGGCTTGGGCATGTGAGCAAATTCTGCTTTGACGCCATCAAACGCGCCACCGCCAAAGGCGTCGTAGTGGCGCTTGCCTCCCAGTGCATTTGGGGAAGAGTGGACATGAACGTCTACGACACAGGAAGAGACTTGCTTTCCTTCGGCGTTGTGCCATTGGAGGATATGTTCCCCGAAACTGGTTTAGTGAAGCTCATGTGGGCGCTTGGACAAACCAGCGATCCCAAAGAAGCCACCGCGTTACTGAAAGCTAACGTAGCAGGCGAATACTCGCCTCGGACGCTTCCACAAGAAGAGAAACTATCCTGCGAGGGAGGTAACTAA